The Calliphora vicina chromosome 3, idCalVici1.1, whole genome shotgun sequence genome contains a region encoding:
- the Aprt gene encoding adenine phosphoribosyltransferase produces the protein MNTKEKLDYINQHIGVHPDFPKKGIVFRDIFGALTDGQACKYIKEILLEHVRTEHPDVEIIVGLESRGFLFNLMLASELGIGCAPIRKKGKLPGKCVSVEYTLEYGSDIFEIQTDAIKPGQKVLIIDDLLATGGSLEAAVKLVRKAGGEVVKCLVVMELEFLEGRKKVDGKVHSLLKY, from the exons ATGAATACCAAAGAAAAATTAGATTATATTAATCAACATATCGGTGTACATCCCGACTTTCCCAAAAAAGGCATTGTATTTCG cgATATTTTTGGAGCCTTAACTGATGGCCAAGCTTGTaaatatattaaagaaattttattggaaCATGTACGCACAGAACATCCCGATGTAGAAATTATTGTTGGTTTAGAATCGCGTGGTTTCCTATTTAATCTGATGTTGGCATCAGAATTGGGCATTGGTTGTGCTCCCATACGCAAGAAGGGCAAACTGCCCGGAAAATGTGTTTCTGTTGAATATACTTTAGAATATGGTTCG GACATTTTCGAAATCCAAACAGATGCTATTAAACCCGGTCAAAAAGTGCTTATCATTGATGATTTATTGGCTACCGGGGGTTCCTTGGAGGCTGCTGTTAAACTAGTGCGTAAAGCAGGCGGTGAAGTTGTTAAGTGTTTGGTTGTTATGGAATTGGAATTTTTAGAGGGTCGCAAGAAAGTCGATGGCAAAGTCCATTCTCtactaaaatactaa